The Anaerolineae bacterium genomic sequence TACAGCAAACTGCGCTATGCGGGCATCGCCTTGCTCTTGTTTGCTGTGTTGATTGTGGCTTTGGCGCCGCCGTTGCCCGTGTTTCCGGCCAATTGGATCAATGCCCAGATCTTCAGCCGGGGGCTTTATCTGCCGGCAGAGGTTGCTCTGGTGGTGGTGAGTGTGGCGTTTGCCATGCTGACCATTCGGGTGTTGGAGGTCTTCAACATCGAGACGCAGCGCCTGTTGGATCAGATGGAGCAGGCGCAAATCGTGGCCATCGAGCGGGAGCGTATCGCCCGCGAGTTGCACGATGGGGCGCTCCAGCATGTTTACGCTGCCGGGTTGCTGGCCCGATCGTTGTGTCGCTGCGTCGAGAACCCTAACTCTGTGCGCCAGATAGAGCGGCTCTGGGAAGCCCTGGACAAAGCCATCCAGGAATTGCGGCGGTTTTTGAGCACGCTTCACGCCCCTTCCCGTGAGGGGAACACGGATGTGCATCGGGTGTTGGCTTCGCTGGCAGAAGACGCGGCGCGCATCTCGGGCACGGATATTGCTTACCATGGCGAGCCGGTGCAGGTTTCACCGGAAAAGGCGGCGCATCTGGTTTCCTTCGCGCGGGAGGCCCTTTCCAACGCCATTCGGCATGCCCGCACGCCTTTTATCCAGGTGCGTTTGCAAAAGCAAGATGACCGCCTTGTGTTGATTGTCGAGGACCAGGGCGTGGGCTTGCCCCCGCACGTCAAACGAGGCTACGGCCTGCGCAATATGGAAGACCGGGCCCGTTTGCTGGGCGGCACCGTGCGCTTTGAATCCCAGCCGGGGAAAGGCACACGGGTGGTGCTGTCGGTTCCTTTGAGCGAACTTCAGCCTGCGTCGGGGAAGGAAGATGAAGCCTAAAATTCGGCTCCTGATTGTGGACGACCACGAAGTGGTGCGCCTGGGCCTGCGCATGCTTTTGGAGGCGGAGGAGGACATGGTAGTCGTCGGCGAGGCGGCCGACGGCGAAGAAGCCTTGCGCCTGGCCTCTCAGTTGCGCCCTGATGTGGTGGTGATGGATATTCGCCTGCCTGGG encodes the following:
- a CDS encoding sensor histidine kinase, which gives rise to MTALRDWFEANRLALLFFYGQVFFTMGVAVAVQSRRHSRLALARGLPWLAVFGFFHAFYLWGEPLVYLFQVAGTHEGTELIMVLKTLQVLFLGGSFGALLQFGLILMRPLPERWAWLDLTGMALFSTWLIMFYLGLSLGIDLSTWQQWLNVLARYGLGLPGALVAAWGLRIQAKRHLVTLELDFIYSKLRYAGIALLLFAVLIVALAPPLPVFPANWINAQIFSRGLYLPAEVALVVVSVAFAMLTIRVLEVFNIETQRLLDQMEQAQIVAIERERIARELHDGALQHVYAAGLLARSLCRCVENPNSVRQIERLWEALDKAIQELRRFLSTLHAPSREGNTDVHRVLASLAEDAARISGTDIAYHGEPVQVSPEKAAHLVSFAREALSNAIRHARTPFIQVRLQKQDDRLVLIVEDQGVGLPPHVKRGYGLRNMEDRARLLGGTVRFESQPGKGTRVVLSVPLSELQPASGKEDEA